Proteins from a single region of Streptomyces spectabilis:
- a CDS encoding helix-turn-helix domain-containing protein — protein sequence MDEHKENLRVGSAVRRRRRQLELTLAVVSRRSGLSVPFLSQIENERARPSMRSLERVADALGTTAVELLAAADPTGTVDLVRADDEVSLAGGTCETHVRDLVRGHHQLHAFEYVGDHDEGREFQHRNDELMYVIAGAVEVEAEGRAYRLGRGDSLYLTGGVRHRWRATAADARVLVVAVGDHIEAVDAGRR from the coding sequence ATGGACGAGCACAAGGAAAATCTCCGGGTGGGCTCGGCCGTGCGGCGGCGCCGTCGTCAGCTGGAGCTCACCCTCGCGGTCGTCTCCCGGCGCAGCGGCCTGTCGGTGCCGTTCCTGAGCCAGATCGAGAACGAGCGGGCCCGGCCCAGCATGCGCTCCCTGGAGCGGGTCGCGGACGCGCTCGGCACCACCGCGGTCGAGCTGCTCGCCGCGGCCGACCCGACCGGCACGGTCGACCTGGTCCGCGCCGACGACGAGGTGAGCCTGGCGGGCGGCACCTGCGAGACGCACGTACGGGACCTGGTGCGCGGACACCACCAGCTGCACGCCTTCGAGTACGTGGGCGACCACGACGAGGGCCGCGAGTTCCAGCACCGCAACGACGAGCTGATGTACGTCATCGCGGGCGCCGTCGAGGTCGAGGCGGAGGGCCGCGCCTACCGCCTCGGGCGCGGGGACTCGCTGTATCTGACGGGCGGCGTCCGGCACCGGTGGCGGGCCACGGCCGCCGACGCGCGGGTGCTCGTCGTCGCGGTGGGCGACCACATCGAGGCCGTGGACGCCGGGCGGCGCTGA
- a CDS encoding TDT family transporter produces MVTAAHSRPRAHPSTPLAAVRHLGPNWYASVMGTAIIANAGVTLPYGIPGLRTACAAVWALSLLMLTALLLARAAHWAHHRDQARAHLLDPAMAPFYGCLSMALLAVGGATVLVGRDWIGVDAAVALDTVLFTAGTAIGLAAAVAIPYLMVVRHRIAADQASPVWLLPVVAPMVAAALGPLLVPHLPAGQAQRTLLYACFAMFGISLLATLVMLPLIFARLITGPPLPLALTPTVFLVLGPLGQSTTAVNKFADVAKGVLPAPYDQGFAVFAVLYGVPVLGFALMWLALATAMVVRARRAGMGFAMTWWAFTFPVGTCVTGAAGLGAHTGIAAYDWLAAALFAVLLTAWSVALIQTARGLLSGRLLTAPR; encoded by the coding sequence ATGGTCACCGCAGCACACAGCCGCCCCCGGGCGCACCCCAGCACCCCGCTCGCCGCCGTCCGGCACCTCGGCCCCAACTGGTACGCCTCCGTCATGGGCACGGCGATCATCGCCAACGCGGGCGTCACGCTGCCGTACGGCATACCGGGCCTGCGCACGGCCTGCGCCGCCGTGTGGGCGCTGTCCCTGCTGATGCTGACCGCGCTCCTGCTGGCCCGCGCCGCGCACTGGGCGCACCACCGGGACCAGGCCCGCGCGCACCTCCTCGACCCGGCCATGGCGCCGTTCTACGGCTGTCTGTCCATGGCCCTGCTCGCGGTCGGCGGCGCCACCGTGCTCGTCGGCCGGGACTGGATCGGCGTCGACGCGGCGGTCGCCCTCGACACCGTCCTGTTCACCGCCGGAACGGCGATCGGCCTCGCGGCGGCGGTCGCGATCCCCTATCTGATGGTGGTCCGGCACAGGATCGCGGCCGACCAGGCGTCCCCGGTGTGGCTGCTGCCCGTCGTGGCCCCCATGGTCGCCGCGGCCCTCGGCCCGCTGCTCGTGCCCCACCTGCCCGCGGGACAGGCCCAGCGGACCCTGCTCTACGCCTGCTTCGCGATGTTCGGGATCAGCCTGCTCGCCACCCTGGTGATGCTGCCGCTGATCTTCGCCCGGCTGATCACGGGCCCCCCGCTGCCCCTCGCGCTGACCCCCACGGTCTTCCTGGTCCTGGGCCCGCTCGGCCAGTCCACCACCGCCGTCAACAAGTTCGCCGACGTGGCGAAGGGCGTCCTGCCCGCCCCCTACGACCAGGGCTTCGCGGTCTTCGCCGTGCTGTACGGCGTCCCGGTGCTCGGCTTCGCCCTGATGTGGCTGGCCCTCGCGACCGCGATGGTGGTCCGCGCCCGGCGCGCGGGCATGGGCTTCGCGATGACCTGGTGGGCCTTCACCTTCCCCGTCGGCACCTGCGTCACCGGCGCCGCAGGCCTGGGCGCGCACACCGGAATCGCCGCCTACGACTGGCTGGCCGCGGCCCTCTTCGCCGTCCTGCTGACCGCCTGGTCGGTGGCCCTGATCCAGACGGCCCGGGGCCTGCTCAGCGGCCGGCTGCTGACAGCGCCGCGCTGA
- a CDS encoding quaternary amine ABC transporter ATP-binding protein, with product MSRLQAEHLYKVFGRRPDDAVTRLRAGADREELRAEGTTAAVVDASFTVEPGQIFVVMGLSGSGKSTLLRMLNGLSEPTAGQVLFDGQDLTKLSPRELREVRSRKISMVFQHFALFPHRSVLENAAYGLEVQGLPRAERERRATEALELAGLKGWEKSWPDELSGGMQQRVGLARALATDADLLLMDESFSALDPLIRRDMQDQLLELQKTLKKTIVFITHDLNEAMRLGDQIAVMRDGRIVQTGSAEDILVTPANDYVAAFTQDVDRARVLTAGAIMADPETVYGTTTPEGTELRGAADVLAAAPATVAEDTPIIELFTPCSTSGVAVAVTGADGALVGVVPRARLLAVLGEPMVSDDAPAVSTRKAVATEKKVIPAQADGGTQDDGGKSVGKVSSGA from the coding sequence GTGTCCAGGCTGCAAGCCGAGCACTTGTACAAAGTGTTCGGCAGACGACCCGACGACGCGGTGACCAGGCTCCGCGCCGGAGCCGACCGTGAGGAACTGCGCGCCGAGGGGACCACCGCCGCGGTGGTCGACGCGTCCTTCACCGTCGAGCCGGGCCAGATCTTCGTCGTCATGGGTCTCTCCGGATCCGGCAAGTCCACGTTGCTGCGCATGCTCAACGGGCTCTCGGAACCGACGGCCGGGCAGGTGCTCTTCGACGGCCAGGACCTGACGAAGCTCAGCCCGCGCGAGCTGCGCGAGGTCCGGTCCCGCAAGATCAGCATGGTGTTCCAGCACTTCGCGCTGTTCCCGCACCGCAGCGTGCTGGAGAACGCCGCGTACGGCCTGGAGGTCCAGGGGCTGCCGCGCGCCGAGCGCGAGCGGCGGGCCACCGAGGCGCTCGAGCTCGCCGGGCTCAAGGGCTGGGAGAAGTCCTGGCCCGACGAGCTGTCCGGCGGCATGCAGCAGCGCGTGGGCCTGGCCCGCGCCCTGGCCACGGACGCCGACCTGCTGCTCATGGACGAGTCGTTCAGCGCCCTCGACCCGCTGATCCGGCGCGACATGCAGGACCAGCTCCTGGAACTGCAGAAGACGCTGAAGAAGACCATCGTCTTCATCACCCACGACCTCAACGAGGCCATGCGCCTCGGCGACCAGATCGCCGTCATGCGCGACGGCCGCATCGTCCAGACCGGCAGCGCCGAGGACATCCTGGTCACCCCGGCCAACGACTACGTCGCCGCGTTCACGCAGGACGTGGACCGGGCCCGCGTGCTGACCGCCGGCGCCATCATGGCCGACCCGGAGACCGTGTACGGGACCACGACGCCCGAGGGCACCGAGCTGCGCGGCGCCGCCGACGTGCTCGCCGCAGCCCCGGCGACGGTGGCCGAGGACACCCCGATCATCGAGCTGTTCACGCCGTGTTCCACGAGCGGCGTCGCCGTCGCCGTGACCGGCGCCGACGGCGCGCTCGTCGGCGTCGTACCGCGGGCGCGGCTGCTCGCCGTGCTCGGCGAGCCGATGGTGTCCGACGACGCCCCCGCCGTGTCCACGCGGAAGGCCGTGGCCACGGAGAAGAAGGTCATCCCTGCGCAGGCCGACGGCGGCACTCAGGACGACGGCGGCAAGAGCGTGGGCAAGGTGAGCAGCGGTGCCTAG
- a CDS encoding helical backbone metal receptor: MPAARVVSLVPSLTEAVAVTVPGALVGATDWCSHPADLDGLGVARIGGTKNPDVAAVVALAPDLVIANEEENRLADLAALRGAGLEVLVTEVRGLDQAFAELSRVLAACGGPARPQWLADAEDAWSEPPRPGPRLRAAVPIWRRPWMVLGRDTFAADLLARLGVDNVYATHAERYPRVPLEELRAAGPDLVVLPDEPYRFTREDGPEAFPGLPAALVSGRHLTWYGPSLREAPEVLSAALSAAGR; encoded by the coding sequence ATGCCCGCAGCCCGGGTGGTCTCCCTGGTGCCGTCCCTGACCGAAGCGGTCGCCGTGACGGTGCCGGGCGCCCTGGTCGGTGCCACCGACTGGTGCAGCCACCCGGCGGACCTCGACGGCCTCGGCGTCGCCCGGATCGGCGGCACGAAGAACCCGGACGTCGCCGCGGTCGTCGCGCTCGCCCCGGACCTGGTGATCGCCAACGAGGAGGAGAACCGCCTCGCCGACCTGGCGGCCCTGCGCGGCGCGGGCCTGGAGGTCCTGGTCACGGAGGTGCGCGGGCTCGACCAGGCCTTCGCCGAGCTGTCCCGGGTGCTCGCCGCCTGCGGCGGGCCCGCCCGGCCGCAGTGGCTCGCCGACGCCGAGGACGCCTGGTCAGAGCCGCCGCGCCCGGGCCCCCGCCTCCGGGCCGCCGTGCCGATCTGGCGGCGGCCCTGGATGGTGCTCGGCCGGGACACGTTCGCGGCGGACCTGCTCGCGCGCCTGGGCGTCGACAACGTGTACGCGACGCACGCCGAGCGCTATCCGCGCGTTCCGCTGGAGGAGCTGCGCGCCGCCGGGCCCGACCTGGTGGTGCTGCCGGACGAGCCCTACCGCTTCACCCGCGAGGACGGCCCCGAGGCGTTCCCCGGACTGCCCGCCGCGCTGGTCAGCGGCCGCCACCTCACCTGGTACGGACCGTCGCTGCGCGAGGCGCCGGAGGTGCTCAGCGCGGCGCTGTCAGCAGCCGGCCGCTGA
- a CDS encoding ABC transporter permease/substrate binding protein, whose product MPRIHLGDWVNDAVDWLTKHLDWLFSFIESVLSGMNDTIIDVLQAPEPLLLAGIFAVIAFWLRGLTAGVLAFVGFAFIDSLELWDNAMVTLSLVLVATIIALVVSVPLGILAARSNRVSALIRPVLDLMQTLPAMIYLIPAILFFGMGGPAGIVATLIFALAPGVRMTELGIRQVDKELVEAAEAFGTTPRNVLFRVQLPLALPTIMAGVNQVIMLGLSMAAIAGMVGTGGLGADVNESIGQLDVGLGAESGVSIVILAIYLDRMTASLGTQVSPLGRRAAAKARAAQGLKLWNYRPRPAFAMIGVVVLALVAGGVGAFGGSDDETTTAADGKNVGHGKELNVGYIPWDEGVASTFLWKEILEQRGFKVNAKQLDAGPLYTSLAQGGIDFQTDSWLPTTHASYWKKYGDELDDLGRWFGPTSLELTVPSYMKDVNSLEDLKSKKGTFKGKVIGIESSAGMMKLLKDKVLKEYGLEKDFEVVDGSTPAMLAELKRAYAKKQPIVVTLWSPHWAYSDFDLKKLKDPKGAWGKGDGVHTLSRKGFGDDHPEVAEWLKRFKMTEKQLTGLEAEINQAGKGKQQQAVRSWLEKNPGLVDKWAPVAAGKGAAPAEAKRTLNVAWFPWDEDVAVTYLWKNVLERRGYKMKLSQSDVGPVYTGLAQGDIDVNFDAWLPSTQKNYWDKHKDNLVDMGTWYSPTSLEVAVPSYVKGVKSLEDLKGKGGTFDGKIVGIEPGTGVMQKLKDEVLPGYGLKDEYKIASGSTPAMLAELKRAYAKKEPVAVLLWSPHWAYSEYGLTKLKDPKGAFGKGDTIRTITSKKFPEQYPQLTKWFKKFKMSESELAGLENEIKKRGKGHEEQAVAAWLKEHPEVPDRMAPQ is encoded by the coding sequence GTGCCTAGGATTCATCTCGGCGACTGGGTCAACGACGCGGTCGACTGGCTCACGAAACACCTCGACTGGCTGTTCAGCTTCATCGAGTCCGTGCTCAGCGGCATGAACGACACGATCATCGACGTCCTTCAGGCGCCCGAGCCGCTGCTCCTCGCGGGCATCTTCGCCGTCATCGCGTTCTGGCTGCGCGGGCTGACGGCCGGCGTGCTGGCCTTCGTCGGCTTCGCGTTCATCGACTCCCTCGAACTGTGGGACAACGCGATGGTGACGTTGTCCCTGGTGCTCGTGGCCACGATCATCGCCCTGGTCGTCTCCGTGCCGCTCGGCATCCTGGCGGCGCGCTCGAACCGGGTCAGCGCGCTGATCCGGCCGGTGCTCGACCTGATGCAGACGCTGCCCGCGATGATCTACCTCATCCCGGCCATCCTGTTCTTCGGCATGGGCGGCCCCGCGGGCATCGTGGCGACGCTGATCTTCGCCCTCGCCCCCGGCGTGCGCATGACCGAGCTGGGCATCCGGCAGGTCGACAAGGAGCTGGTCGAGGCGGCCGAGGCGTTCGGTACGACGCCGCGCAACGTCCTGTTCCGCGTCCAGCTGCCGCTGGCGCTTCCGACGATCATGGCCGGTGTCAACCAGGTCATCATGCTGGGTCTCTCCATGGCCGCCATCGCGGGCATGGTCGGCACCGGCGGCCTCGGCGCGGACGTGAACGAGTCCATCGGCCAGCTCGACGTCGGCCTCGGCGCCGAGTCGGGCGTCTCCATCGTGATCCTTGCGATCTACCTGGACCGCATGACCGCATCGCTCGGCACCCAGGTGTCGCCGCTCGGCCGCCGCGCCGCCGCCAAGGCGCGCGCCGCGCAGGGCCTGAAGCTGTGGAACTACCGGCCGCGCCCGGCCTTCGCCATGATCGGTGTCGTCGTCCTCGCGCTCGTCGCGGGCGGCGTCGGCGCCTTCGGCGGCTCGGACGACGAGACGACCACCGCCGCGGACGGCAAGAACGTCGGCCACGGCAAGGAGCTGAACGTCGGCTACATCCCCTGGGACGAGGGCGTCGCCTCCACCTTCCTCTGGAAGGAGATCCTGGAGCAGCGCGGCTTCAAGGTGAACGCCAAGCAGCTGGACGCGGGCCCGCTCTACACCTCGCTCGCCCAGGGCGGCATCGACTTCCAGACGGACTCCTGGCTGCCGACGACGCACGCCTCGTACTGGAAGAAGTACGGCGACGAGCTGGACGACCTCGGCCGCTGGTTCGGCCCGACGTCCCTGGAGCTGACCGTCCCCTCGTACATGAAGGACGTCAACTCCCTGGAGGACCTCAAGAGCAAGAAGGGCACCTTCAAGGGCAAGGTCATCGGCATCGAGTCGAGCGCCGGCATGATGAAGCTGCTCAAGGACAAGGTGCTCAAGGAGTACGGCCTGGAGAAGGATTTCGAGGTCGTCGACGGCTCCACGCCCGCGATGCTCGCCGAGCTCAAGCGCGCGTACGCCAAGAAGCAGCCCATCGTCGTGACCCTGTGGTCGCCGCACTGGGCGTACAGCGACTTCGACCTGAAGAAGCTGAAGGACCCCAAGGGCGCCTGGGGCAAGGGCGACGGCGTGCACACCCTGTCCCGCAAGGGCTTCGGCGACGACCACCCCGAGGTCGCCGAGTGGCTGAAGCGCTTCAAGATGACCGAGAAGCAGCTCACCGGTCTCGAGGCGGAGATCAACCAGGCGGGCAAGGGCAAGCAGCAGCAGGCCGTGCGCTCCTGGCTGGAGAAGAACCCCGGCCTCGTCGACAAGTGGGCCCCCGTGGCGGCGGGCAAGGGCGCGGCTCCGGCCGAGGCCAAGCGGACCCTGAACGTCGCGTGGTTCCCCTGGGACGAGGACGTGGCGGTCACGTACCTGTGGAAGAACGTCCTGGAGCGGCGCGGCTACAAGATGAAGCTGTCGCAGTCCGACGTGGGCCCGGTCTACACCGGCCTCGCGCAGGGCGACATCGACGTGAACTTCGACGCCTGGCTGCCCAGTACGCAGAAGAACTACTGGGACAAGCACAAGGACAACCTCGTCGACATGGGCACCTGGTACAGCCCGACCTCCCTCGAGGTCGCCGTGCCGTCCTATGTGAAGGGCGTGAAGTCCCTGGAGGACCTCAAGGGCAAGGGCGGCACCTTCGACGGCAAGATCGTCGGCATCGAGCCGGGCACCGGCGTGATGCAGAAGCTCAAGGACGAGGTCCTGCCCGGCTACGGCCTGAAGGACGAGTACAAGATCGCCAGCGGTTCGACGCCCGCGATGCTCGCCGAGCTCAAGCGCGCCTACGCCAAGAAGGAGCCGGTCGCGGTCCTGCTGTGGTCGCCGCACTGGGCGTACAGCGAGTACGGCCTGACCAAGCTGAAGGACCCCAAGGGCGCCTTCGGCAAGGGCGACACGATCCGGACGATCACCAGCAAGAAGTTCCCCGAGCAGTACCCGCAGCTCACGAAGTGGTTCAAGAAGTTCAAGATGAGCGAGTCGGAGCTCGCGGGGCTCGAGAACGAGATCAAGAAGCGCGGCAAGGGCCATGAGGAGCAGGCCGTCGCCGCGTGGCTGAAGGAGCACCCGGAGGTCCCGGACCGGATGGCTCCCCAGTAG